Proteins from a single region of Nocardiopsis dassonvillei subsp. dassonvillei DSM 43111:
- a CDS encoding bifunctional nuclease family protein, translating to MKHMEVVGVRVEMPSNQPIVLLKESEGDRYLPIWIGGVEATAIALAQQGVAPARPLTHDLFRDVLDALDTGLKTVNITGLSDGIFYAQLVFSNGVEVSARPSDSIALALRTGTPIYAHEDVIDEAGMPIPDEQEDQVEAFREFLDNISPEDFGRRTE from the coding sequence GTGAAGCACATGGAGGTCGTCGGCGTCCGTGTTGAGATGCCCTCGAACCAGCCGATTGTCCTGCTCAAGGAATCCGAAGGCGACCGCTACCTGCCTATCTGGATCGGCGGCGTGGAGGCCACCGCGATCGCGCTGGCCCAACAGGGCGTCGCGCCGGCCAGACCGCTCACCCACGACCTGTTCCGGGACGTCCTCGACGCCCTGGACACCGGGCTCAAGACGGTGAACATCACCGGCCTCAGCGACGGCATCTTCTACGCCCAGCTGGTCTTCAGCAACGGTGTGGAGGTGAGCGCGCGCCCCTCCGACTCGATCGCCCTGGCGTTACGGACGGGCACGCCCATCTACGCGCACGAGGACGTGATCGACGAGGCCGGGATGCCCATCCCGGACGAGCAGGAGGACCAGGTCGAGGCGTTCCGGGAGTTCCTGGACAACATCTCGCCCGAGGACTTCGGCAGGCGCACGGAGTAG
- a CDS encoding MerR family transcriptional regulator has protein sequence MDVGYRGPAACTAAGISYRQLDYWARTGLVEPSVLTGAHNAPLYSLPDILLLKVAKRLLDTGISLQQIRTAVDHLRGRPAPDLARITLMSDGVSVYECTSPEEVVDLMQRGQGMFGLALGNVWREVEEALGVVPAEERADLPAAAPQPVDELARRRRERRTG, from the coding sequence ATGGACGTCGGGTATCGGGGCCCCGCGGCGTGTACGGCCGCCGGGATCAGCTACCGCCAGCTCGACTACTGGGCCAGGACCGGCCTGGTGGAGCCGAGCGTGCTCACCGGAGCCCACAACGCCCCCCTGTACAGCCTCCCCGACATCCTGCTGCTCAAGGTCGCCAAACGGCTCCTGGACACCGGGATATCCCTCCAGCAGATCCGCACCGCGGTCGACCACCTGCGCGGCCGTCCCGCCCCCGACCTGGCCCGCATCACCCTCATGAGCGACGGCGTCAGCGTCTACGAGTGCACCTCCCCGGAGGAGGTCGTGGACCTCATGCAGCGCGGGCAGGGCATGTTCGGACTGGCGCTGGGCAACGTCTGGCGCGAGGTGGAGGAGGCCCTGGGCGTGGTGCCCGCGGAGGAGCGGGCCGACCTGCCCGCCGCCGCGCCCCAGCCCGTGGACGAGCTGGCCAGGCGCCGCCGGGAGCGCCGTACCGGCTGA